A stretch of DNA from Luteitalea sp.:
TGCGGCGGGCGCTCCTGTACCGCAGTCAGACCGGTCAGCGTCAGAAGCGCCGCTATCGCCAGCGCATAGATAGATGTATAGGCTGCCATCGTTACCTGTCCCCCGGGGCGACCCTCAACGGCCGTTCGCACCGGTCTCGCGCATGCCCTTCGGCAGAATGGTCAGCACCGTTCGGCTCTCGGACTTGAAATAGGTGCGCGCCACACGCTGGACATCATCCGCGGTCAAGCCCTGAAAGATGTCGAACTCACCATCAGCCGTGGTCACATCGTTGTGAATGACGACGGCGTGTCCCAGTTGCTGACCCTTCCCGCTCACGGTCTGTCGCATCACGATGTAGTCACGCGCAAACTGGTTCTTCGCGCGCGTGAGCACATGCTCGCTCACGGGCTCCTTCCCGAGCTTCTCCAGCTCGTCGATCAGGGCGTTGGCCACCTCTTCCGGCTCATGGCCCGGCGCCACGATCGCAGCGGCATAGAAGAGACTCGGGTCTTCGTTCAGGCTCGCGGTGCCAAACGCCGTGACGGCCGATCCCTCTTTGTACACAAGGCGGCGGTAAATCCGTGAGCTCTGTCCGTCCGACAAAATCTTCGCCGCAACGTGCAGCGGATAGGAGTCCGGGTTTCCATCGAATGTCACATGATGCGCGACCACGACAACGGGAAGGGGCCACTCCTCTTCGAGCGTCAGCCGCTTCTCAGCGGTTTGCGGTGGCTCGCGCGGAATATCGCGGACCACCGGCTTCGCCGGCTTCGGCACACGACCAAAGTACTGCTGGATGAGATCGCGCGCCACCTTGGGATCGAAGTCGCCCGCCAAGACCAGCGTGGCGTTGTCGGGACGGTAGTACGCCTCATGAAACGCACGCACCTCCTCAATGGAGGCCGCTTCGAGGTCGGCCATGCTGCCGATGACCGGATGCTTGTATGAATGCCTCGTGTACGCTTGATCGTAGATGATCTCGCTCAACCGGCCATACGGCTGGCTCTCGACGCGCTGCCTTCGCTCCTCCTTGACCACCTCGCGCTCGGTCCTGAACGTCTGCTCCTCGACCTTGAGCGAGGCCATGCGATCGGCCTCGAGCCACAAGGCGAGCGGCAAGTACTGCGCAGGCACGGTCTCGTGGAAGACGGTCGCGTCTTCGGTCGTAAATGCGTTGCTCTGCCCTCCAATCGACGCAATCCACGACGTGTGCGCCTCGGACGTCACGTTCTCGGTCCCCTTGAACATCATGTGCTCGAAGAGGTGCGCAAAGCCGGTCCGGCCGGGCCGTTCGTCACGAGACCCGACGTGATACCAAATCTGAACGTTCACGATGGGCGTGGAGTGGTCTTCGTGCAGGACGACGGTCAGACCGTTCGGCAGTGTCGTGATTTCGTGGTCGAGGGGCGGCGGTCGCACGGCCGCGTCACCGGCCAACACCACGAAACAGACCAGTATGACCGCAAGCAGCCCGGATCTCGTTGCTCTACGATGGTGGAAGAGCGACATGTAAGTTGATTATGGCTGACAAGGTCGGGGGTGACAAGGTGGGGCCAAGGCTCGTGGCACCACGAAGATATAGGAAGGTCGACCGAAGAATACGAAGAGTTTCACCACGAAGAACACGAAGAGCACGAAGAAAACCAATCGAAATTCTTCCGTCGTGAACTTCGTGTCCTTCGTGGTTGAACCTTCGTGTCCTTGGTGGTTTAACCTTCGTGTCCTTCGTGGTTTGACGTCCGTGTCCTTCGTCGTTTCTGCTCCAATTCCCCAACCCGCTCTTCGAGCGTGCTGAGCCGCTTCTTCAACTCTGGAAGACGGCGAAAGATGGCAGACGCCTTGAGCCACTCGCGATTGTCGATCGCCGGATACCCGGAGATGAACGAGCCAGGCTCGACCGAGTTGGGGATGCCGGTCTGTGCCGTGGCGACGGTGCCACGCCCCACGGTCAGGTGTCCGGCGACGCCAACCTGTCCAGCCAGTGTCACTCGATCCTCGATCACCGTGCTCCCGGCGACACCCACCTGAGCCGCCAGCAGCACATGCTCGCCGATCTTCGCCCCATGGGCCACCTGCACGAGGTTGTCGATCTTCGTGCCGCGTCCGACGACGGTCGTTCCCACCGACGGCCGATCGATGGCCGCGAGCGCGCCAATCTCCACGTCGTCACCAATGATCACCGTGCCGATCTGCGGGATCTTGTGATGCGATCCATCCGGCCGCTGGGCAAAGCCAAAGCCGTCGCCCCCCACCACGGCGCCGTCCTGCACGACGACGCGATGGCCCAACGTGACCCGCTCGCGAATCGTGACGTGGGAATGGATCACACAGCCCTCGCCGACGACCGCGCCCTCGCCGACGTACACGAAGGCGTGCACGATCGAGCGCGCTCCGATGACAACGCCTCGCTCGATCACGACAAAGGGCCCCACGAACACATCGGGACCGAGACGCGCCGTGTCGGCCACCACTGCCGATTCGTGCACACCTGGAACATCCTGCGCTTGTGGGTGTAACAGCTCCAGCGCCTGGGCAAACGTTAGATAGGGATGCGGCGAGCGCAGCGTGGCACATGGCGTCTCGACGCCTTCCGCTGCGATGACGGCCGTGGCACGCGTCGTGTGAAGCTTCTGCGCGTAGCGCGGATTTGCATAAAAGGTGAGGTCGCCCGGTCCGGTGTCCTCGATGCCGGCCACCCTCGTCACCTCGAGGGTGCCATCACCTTCGAGCCGGCACTGCAGGCGTTCGGCGAGGTCGCGGAGCTTCAAGGCGCGGGGGAGTATATCACGCGCTTCCGACCGTCATCCGGTCGAAGAACGTGGGTAAGTGCTCGAGGCGCAATCGCGCGGCCAGCTCGCGAACGCGCGTCCGTCGCTCGGTGCGGTCGTGCGCCACCTCCGTTCGGAGATCGGCGAGATCGCGACTCGGTGTCTGATGCCACGCGACGCCGGCGAGCCCCTGCCTCGCACCACGCCACGACAGCAGGTGACCAACCACTCGAAACGCGAAGTAGTACGCCACGATGTTGGGCCCCGGCACCAGGACCAGCACACCCGACAGCGCAAACAACAGCGCGTCGACGATCAACCAGCGCCAATGCCGAGTCGCATCTCGTTCCAGCGCGGCTCGGACGACACGCATCGCCTCGTCACCATCCATATCATCCGGATGGACGAGCGCCACCTCGGTCTGCCGGCGCAGGTGCCACAACAAGCGCTGCTCGGCGATGCGCTCCGCAATCCAGTGCAGCGCCCGCTGCTTGAGACGCGTGCTCAACCGTGTCGGATGGGCATCGTACGCCCCCTCGCGTGCGCGAGCACGCTCGGCCTCCGCTGCGGCAAGCATCTCGCGAAACTGCGCAGCGAGACGATGGCGCCAACCGGTCGCGCTGGCACTGGGTGCCACATCCTCATCCGGGACCTCACAGTACGGCTCGTATCTGCCGTCGCCGACCGGGACGAGAAACACGTCCATCACGATGCCTTCTACGATAGCATCGGGGTCGCAGGTTCCATCATGCTACCCTGTTGCCCATGACGCAACGCGAAGTGTGGGCGACCGTCGTCCTCTGTGCCGTGGTCGTGCCAAGCGCCGGCGTGGTGCAGGGTCTGCCAGCAGTTGGAGCCCTCCAGACTGCACAACCGTCGCAGGCACCCGCCGTTCCCCAAGCCACGGGCCAGCCTCTGACCTTGGAGGTCCGTGTATTCGACGCAACCGATGAGGTGACGTCGGAGACGCGGGTTCGCGTGTTCAAGGCAGGTAATCGAACGGACCCGCGAACCATTCGTGCGACGTCGGGCGTGGCGACCGTGGACGTTCCCGCTGGCTTCTATGATCTCCAGGCGGTGCGCGAGCGTGAGGGACAGGTTGCCGGCATCCGCTGGGCGGAGCGGCGGCTCGTCCAGCGTTATCCCGATCAGCAAGGCCGTCACATGGAGATGGTCAATCTCCAGCCCGGGTACGGTGCGCTGCAGATCCGGCGAAGGTCGTCCACCGAGCCGGGCGACGTGACGTGGCGCGCAAGCATCTACAAGAGCGGTAATGCCACAGAAGAAGCTGGTAGGAGCAACAAGGGCGACGGCTATCTGCTCTTTGTGGTTCCGGCCGGTAGCTACGACGTCCAGGTCCTTCCGGCGATCGGTCAGCCGATCTGGCTTCGCGATGTCGAGCTGCCGGCAGACCAGACGCGGTTCAAGACGTGGGAGTGAGGGGCGCCTTCACTTGCCCGGCGTCAGCCGGCGACGCTCGGGCCGCCGTTGACCGTTGATTGAGACGTTCGGCTTTCCCGCCGTTTCCCAGGCACCGTTGATGGCAGCAGCAACGGCGGCGATGGCATCGCCCATTCGCCCTTCGAGAATCGGCCGCGCTTCCGCGAAGAACGTCTCGTAGTATCGCTCGTCGTACATCTCGCGCGCACCGATGGCCTTGGTATCAGCGGCGAAGACGCCCGGGGCGAGGCGAGCGCTCTCGATGAGCGCCTCGAACATCTCGTCGCGTGGCCGGCGAATCGGAGGTCGTTGCGCCGGCGCAATGTGCAGCTCGTCCCGGAATCGAAAGAACAGCTCACTCTCGAAGCGCTCGTGGATGCCGTGCTGGTTCGACAGCTGACCGTCGTAGTTGGTCACGGCATGAAACGGCACATGCGCATCGGCCACATAGTGCGCGAGCACGGCGGCGAAGAACTTGACATCCTCGGCACCGTAAGACACGGCATCATCCTGCTGGCGGGCAAACGCTTGGACGAGCCGCGCGTAGATCTCCTGCGTGCGCCATGGCAGCGTGCCGTTGTCGCGCACTTTCTCTGGTCCGAACTTCAGAACGGCCTCGTGATAGTCGCGTGGCAGCGCGCTGAATGGATAGGGCCCATACGCGTCGAGATCGAGGAAGTGTCTGGGAGTCTCTTCGTCGAAGCCCACGTTGCGCCAAAGATCAGGGTCAATCGAGTGCTCCACGATCATGGCGCGGTGCTTCTCGAAGAAGGGTCGAATCTCTGGCGACAAGAGTGCGATGGCGCGGTCAGTGATGTAGCGGTGAACATCGAAGCTCCAGGCATGAGCTGTTGTCGCCGCGCTCCAGAGCAGGACGCCAGCAAGGAGGCCAGCCGCCTGCGCTGCGCGACGGCGAGCCAAGGCCGTCTTCGCTGTGCGACGGCGGGCCAAGGCACAACATAGGCATCTCATCATGCAATCATAGCAGCAGGCCATGCCGTATCTGGGCGCACACGTGTCGATTGCCGGTTGGCTCGCCTGCCGATGGTCATCGAGACTGCCAAGCATCCACGTCTCCCGCGCGGGGCATTGGTCGACGCGCTCGATGAGCGGAATCTCGCCACGCTCCGCGGACTGTTACAATGACGCGGATGTTGACCACGGCTGACATCGATCGCATCGCCGCGCTGGCGCATCTCGAGCTCACACCGGAGGAGCGCGAGCTGTACGCACGTCAGATCGCCGAGATTCTCGCCTATGCGGAGCAGGTGCGAGAGGTCGATACAACCGGCGTCCCTCCGACCTCGCATGTGCTCGCACCAGCCATGCGCGTGCGTCCGGACGAGAAGCAACCCTGCCTCGATCCGCGCGAGAGCCTCGCCAATGCGCCGGACGCTCAGCGAAGCGCCGGCTTCTTCAGGGTCCCCAGAGTCATCGGTGGATAAAGACAGCGGTCAGGGGGTCAGGGGCCAGGCGCAACCTGATTCCGGTCCGACGACCTGGACCGCAGAAGAACTTCGTAGCGCGGTGGTCCGCGGCGACGTCTCTGCCACGGAAGTTTGCCAGGCGTCGCTCGAACGGATCACCGAGGTCAATCAGACGCTGAACGCTTTCACGACCGTCGACGCGGACGCCGCGCTCGCGCAGGCCGCGGCGCTCGACCGCGACCGCACCGCCCTGGCGAAGCTGCCGCTTGCCGGCGTCCCCATCGCGATCAAGGACAATCTCTGCACGCGTGGCCTGGCGACCACGGCCTGCTCGCGCATCCTGACGGGCTTCGTCCCTCCCTATGACGCCACGGTCGTCGCGCGGCTGCGCGCCGCCGGCGCCGTGATCATCGGCAAGACGAACTGCGACGAGTTCGCCATGGGCTCCTCCACCGAGAACTCTGCGCTCGGGCCAACACGCAATCCATGGGCGCTCGATCGCACCCCGGGGGGATCCAGCGGAGGGTCGGCGGCCGCAGTGGCCGCCCGCCTGGTTCCGTTCGCGCTCGGCTCGGAGACAGGCGGCTCGGTGCGCCAGCCGGCGGCAATGTGCGGCATCGTGGGCCTGAAGCCGACCTACGGGCGCATCTCGCGGTACGGTCTTCTCGCCTTCGGCTCGTCCCTGGACCAAGTGGCGCCGCTGACACGCGTCGTGCGCGACGCGGCGCTCCTCATGGGCACCCTCGCCGGCGCGGA
This window harbors:
- a CDS encoding insulinase family protein gives rise to the protein MSLFHHRRATRSGLLAVILVCFVVLAGDAAVRPPPLDHEITTLPNGLTVVLHEDHSTPIVNVQIWYHVGSRDERPGRTGFAHLFEHMMFKGTENVTSEAHTSWIASIGGQSNAFTTEDATVFHETVPAQYLPLALWLEADRMASLKVEEQTFRTEREVVKEERRQRVESQPYGRLSEIIYDQAYTRHSYKHPVIGSMADLEAASIEEVRAFHEAYYRPDNATLVLAGDFDPKVARDLIQQYFGRVPKPAKPVVRDIPREPPQTAEKRLTLEEEWPLPVVVVAHHVTFDGNPDSYPLHVAAKILSDGQSSRIYRRLVYKEGSAVTAFGTASLNEDPSLFYAAAIVAPGHEPEEVANALIDELEKLGKEPVSEHVLTRAKNQFARDYIVMRQTVSGKGQQLGHAVVIHNDVTTADGEFDIFQGLTADDVQRVARTYFKSESRTVLTILPKGMRETGANGR
- the lpxD gene encoding UDP-3-O-(3-hydroxymyristoyl)glucosamine N-acyltransferase, encoding MKLRDLAERLQCRLEGDGTLEVTRVAGIEDTGPGDLTFYANPRYAQKLHTTRATAVIAAEGVETPCATLRSPHPYLTFAQALELLHPQAQDVPGVHESAVVADTARLGPDVFVGPFVVIERGVVIGARSIVHAFVYVGEGAVVGEGCVIHSHVTIRERVTLGHRVVVQDGAVVGGDGFGFAQRPDGSHHKIPQIGTVIIGDDVEIGALAAIDRPSVGTTVVGRGTKIDNLVQVAHGAKIGEHVLLAAQVGVAGSTVIEDRVTLAGQVGVAGHLTVGRGTVATAQTGIPNSVEPGSFISGYPAIDNREWLKASAIFRRLPELKKRLSTLEERVGELEQKRRRTRTSNHEGHEG
- the gatA gene encoding Asp-tRNA(Asn)/Glu-tRNA(Gln) amidotransferase subunit GatA; its protein translation is MRRTLSEAPASSGSPESSVDKDSGQGVRGQAQPDSGPTTWTAEELRSAVVRGDVSATEVCQASLERITEVNQTLNAFTTVDADAALAQAAALDRDRTALAKLPLAGVPIAIKDNLCTRGLATTACSRILTGFVPPYDATVVARLRAAGAVIIGKTNCDEFAMGSSTENSALGPTRNPWALDRTPGGSSGGSAAAVAARLVPFALGSETGGSVRQPAAMCGIVGLKPTYGRISRYGLLAFGSSLDQVAPLTRVVRDAALLMGTLAGADPRDATSASEPVPDYVAALTGNIRGLRIGVPRRLLETGVDPEVTARFDAAVAALRDLGASVTDVELPHARYAIPVYYLVATAEASSNLARYDGVRYGYRAPTDEHDGLTKMYSRTRDTGFGAEVKRRIMLGTYVLSAGYYDAYYLKAQQVRTLIRRDYEQAFDTLNVLVLPTSPTPAFRLGERVNDPLQMYLADVFTVSANLAGIPGVSVPCGFTRDRLPVGLQILGRPFDEATVLRVGDAYERAFMQQREEPGSLSRSDRRG
- the gatC gene encoding Asp-tRNA(Asn)/Glu-tRNA(Gln) amidotransferase subunit GatC; amino-acid sequence: MTRMLTTADIDRIAALAHLELTPEERELYARQIAEILAYAEQVREVDTTGVPPTSHVLAPAMRVRPDEKQPCLDPRESLANAPDAQRSAGFFRVPRVIGG